A genomic stretch from Erwinia sp. E_sp_B01_1 includes:
- a CDS encoding molybdopterin guanine dinucleotide-containing S/N-oxide reductase, producing MTVKKVPHLAHWGAFTAVVEEGKLLRCEPFFADQDPSPMLNSIPELVYSDKRIRKPMVRRSWLKSRENSDRTLRGREDFVEVDWDTALDLVAEENRRVRDKYGASGIFNGSYGWSSAGRVNHARTLIRRFYSQGGGGIDQLGNYSWGAAQFFLPYVIGTYMPLTGRVTDWPDVVEHAEIFVAFGGLALKNGQVASGGAGQHSLKPALLELAAKGTPVINISPMRDDCPEFVNAEWIPIRPNTDVALMLALGFEIQRLNAVDTAFLQSHCVGYPQLLSYLLGESDKTPKTPKWASEITGIPALRIEQLAKQLIGKRSFITCSYSVQRAHRGEQPYWMMIALSSMLGQPGLPGAGFSFGHGSMNSVGNPRIEGPAPMMSTGVNPIADQAIPVARISDMLLNPGEPYSFQGQTHTYPDIHLIHWAGGNPFHHHQQLNRLVEGWQRPDTVIVQDIVWTPAAQMADIVLPVTTTLERNDIGGSSRDRFVLAMHQAIKPQHQARNDFDIFADLADRLGYRETFTENRNEAQWIEHLYQQCAVAHQRKGVDWPEFQTFWEQGHVEVPVGEKPFIFMEDFRRDPVVNPIKTASGKIELFSETIAGYQLPDFAPHPEWQPPKEWLGAEISQRFPLHMISIQPKDRLHSQMDATPSVQANKTAGHETLWMHPEDATPRGIADGDVIDVSNDRGRMLAGVRVTDGVSTGVVLISTGAWFDPGFGKAWQPYDRAGNPNVLTLDIGTSSLTQGPNAMSCLVEIKKAKDCKSA from the coding sequence ATGACTGTTAAAAAAGTGCCGCATCTTGCCCATTGGGGCGCCTTCACTGCCGTGGTTGAAGAGGGGAAGCTGCTGCGCTGTGAACCTTTCTTCGCCGATCAGGATCCTTCGCCAATGCTGAACAGCATTCCGGAGCTGGTCTATTCCGATAAGCGTATCCGTAAGCCAATGGTGCGCCGCTCCTGGCTGAAGTCGCGTGAAAACAGCGATCGCACTCTGCGCGGGCGGGAAGACTTCGTTGAGGTTGACTGGGACACGGCACTGGATCTGGTGGCGGAAGAGAACCGTCGCGTACGGGACAAGTATGGTGCCAGCGGCATCTTCAACGGTTCCTATGGCTGGTCTTCGGCTGGCCGCGTGAACCATGCGCGCACCCTGATCCGCCGTTTTTACTCGCAGGGCGGAGGCGGTATCGATCAGCTGGGCAACTACAGCTGGGGTGCTGCACAGTTCTTCCTGCCCTATGTGATCGGCACCTATATGCCGCTGACCGGCAGGGTAACCGACTGGCCGGACGTGGTGGAACACGCTGAAATCTTTGTCGCTTTTGGCGGTCTGGCCCTGAAAAATGGCCAGGTGGCGTCCGGAGGCGCAGGCCAGCACAGCCTGAAGCCTGCGCTGCTGGAGCTGGCAGCCAAAGGCACGCCGGTGATCAACATCAGCCCGATGCGCGACGATTGTCCGGAATTTGTTAACGCAGAGTGGATCCCCATCCGTCCGAACACCGACGTGGCCCTGATGCTGGCGCTGGGCTTTGAAATTCAGCGGCTGAATGCGGTTGATACCGCTTTCCTGCAATCCCACTGCGTGGGCTATCCACAGTTGCTCAGCTATCTGTTGGGCGAGAGTGACAAGACGCCCAAGACGCCGAAGTGGGCCAGTGAGATCACCGGTATCCCGGCGCTGCGCATTGAGCAACTGGCGAAACAACTGATCGGCAAACGCAGTTTTATCACCTGTTCCTACTCTGTTCAGCGCGCCCACCGCGGCGAGCAGCCTTACTGGATGATGATTGCGCTCTCTTCCATGCTCGGCCAGCCTGGCCTGCCGGGTGCAGGCTTCTCCTTTGGTCACGGCTCAATGAACAGCGTGGGCAATCCCCGTATTGAAGGCCCTGCGCCAATGATGTCCACGGGCGTTAACCCGATTGCTGACCAGGCGATCCCCGTGGCCCGAATCAGCGATATGCTGCTCAATCCTGGTGAGCCCTACAGCTTCCAGGGACAGACGCACACCTATCCGGATATCCATCTGATCCACTGGGCTGGCGGCAATCCTTTCCACCATCATCAGCAGCTCAATCGTCTGGTTGAAGGATGGCAGCGCCCTGATACGGTGATTGTGCAGGATATCGTCTGGACGCCAGCGGCGCAGATGGCGGATATCGTGTTGCCGGTGACCACCACGCTGGAGCGAAATGATATCGGCGGGTCGTCGCGCGATCGCTTCGTGCTGGCAATGCATCAGGCGATCAAGCCGCAGCATCAGGCCCGTAACGACTTCGATATTTTTGCCGACCTGGCCGATCGTCTGGGCTACCGGGAAACCTTCACCGAAAACCGCAACGAAGCGCAGTGGATTGAGCATCTTTATCAGCAATGTGCCGTCGCGCATCAGCGTAAAGGTGTTGACTGGCCAGAGTTCCAGACCTTCTGGGAGCAGGGCCATGTGGAAGTCCCTGTGGGTGAAAAGCCGTTTATCTTTATGGAAGATTTCCGCAGGGATCCGGTGGTTAATCCGATCAAAACCGCCAGCGGAAAAATTGAGCTGTTCAGTGAAACCATCGCCGGATACCAGCTGCCAGACTTTGCGCCGCACCCGGAATGGCAGCCGCCGAAGGAGTGGCTGGGGGCGGAAATCAGCCAGCGCTTCCCGCTGCATATGATCTCTATTCAGCCGAAAGACCGGTTGCACAGCCAGATGGATGCCACCCCGTCGGTGCAGGCAAACAAAACGGCGGGACATGAAACGCTGTGGATGCACCCTGAGGATGCCACTCCGCGCGGCATTGCCGACGGTGATGTGATTGATGTCAGTAACGACCGTGGCCGGATGCTGGCTGGCGTCAGGGTCACCGATGGCGTCAGCACTGGCGTGGTGTTGATTTCTACCGGCGCCTGGTTCGATCCAGGCTTCGGCAAAGCCTGGCAGCCCTATGACCGGGCAGGCAACCCCAATGTGCTGACGCTGGATATCGGCACCTCATCCCTGACCCAGGGGCCAAATGCGATGAGTTGCCTGGTGGAGATCAAAAAGGCCAAAGATTGCAAAAGTGCCTAA
- a CDS encoding GNAT family N-acetyltransferase yields MKILPLCEAQAHLETVTDWLWQAFGSENSRPFFASIMTSSLSGADLPLTWVALDGEKAVGTAGLWRCDLISRQDLFPWLAALYVDESYRGRGLSEKLQQRVMAESRLRGFADLYLYSACADYYERFGWRYCGDALDYPDITVRLYHQTL; encoded by the coding sequence CTGAAAATCCTTCCCCTCTGCGAGGCGCAGGCGCATCTGGAAACGGTGACCGACTGGCTCTGGCAGGCGTTTGGCAGCGAAAACAGCCGGCCTTTTTTTGCCAGTATTATGACCAGCAGCCTCAGCGGTGCAGACCTGCCCCTGACCTGGGTTGCGCTGGACGGTGAAAAGGCGGTAGGCACGGCAGGCCTGTGGCGCTGCGACCTGATCAGCCGTCAGGATTTATTCCCCTGGCTGGCCGCGCTGTATGTGGATGAGAGCTATCGGGGCAGGGGGCTGAGTGAAAAGCTACAACAGAGGGTCATGGCCGAAAGTCGCCTGCGCGGCTTTGCCGATCTCTATCTCTATTCAGCCTGCGCAGACTACTACGAGCGCTTTGGCTGGCGCTATTGCGGTGATGCTCTGGATTATCCGGATATCACAGTGCGTCTTTACCATCAGACGCTCTGA
- a CDS encoding PTS sugar transporter subunit IIB has product MKRIVLACAAGMSTSMVVTRMEKEAEARGLAFKIYAIPEQNLRDELQDNAGEVVAVLLGPQVRFKLEENRKLTDSYQIPIAVIDTLAYGTLNGAKVLDQALALVN; this is encoded by the coding sequence ATGAAACGTATCGTGCTGGCCTGCGCCGCAGGCATGTCCACTTCTATGGTCGTCACGCGGATGGAAAAAGAGGCGGAAGCTCGCGGCCTGGCTTTTAAAATCTATGCCATTCCCGAACAAAACCTGCGGGATGAACTCCAGGATAACGCCGGGGAGGTTGTGGCAGTGCTGCTTGGCCCACAGGTTCGCTTTAAGCTGGAGGAGAACCGGAAGCTCACCGACAGCTACCAGATCCCGATAGCGGTGATTGATACCCTGGCTTATGGCACCCTTAACGGAGCAAAAGTGCTCGATCAGGCGCTGGCTTTGGTAAACTAA
- a CDS encoding glycoside hydrolase family 1 protein, with protein sequence MSKVTIDIPDDFILGAAASAWQTEGWSGKKPGQDSYLDAWYQNDRHVWHNGYGPAGATDFINRYKEDVALMKAAGLTHYRTSINWSRFLTDYENAVVDEEYASYYDALIEEMHAQGIELMLCLEHYELPAILLEQYGGWGSKRVVELFLSYAEKVFERYAGKVTRWFAFNEPVVVQTRVYLDALRWPYEQNTSKWMQWNHHKNLATAKVVKLFRDKGYSGTVGTILNPEVTYPRSSAPHDVKAAESYDLFYNRVFLDPAIKGEYPAELVQLLAEHAVHWDYTQAELDLIARYRVDEVGINLYYPHRVKAPSRAWHPDTPFHPAYYYEHFELPGRRMNKSRGWEIQPRIIFDMAMRIKNDYDNIPWFVAENGMGIENEGQFKNAAGEIQDDYRIEFIAEHLYQTLKAREAGANCQGYMLWAFTDNVSPMNAFKNRYGLIEIDLENHRQRRMKKSAHWFRQRRDTRQLTLNLDDEMK encoded by the coding sequence ATGAGTAAGGTAACAATCGACATCCCGGATGATTTTATTCTTGGCGCAGCCGCGTCCGCCTGGCAGACCGAAGGGTGGAGCGGGAAAAAGCCCGGCCAGGATTCTTACCTGGATGCCTGGTACCAGAACGACCGTCATGTCTGGCACAACGGTTACGGCCCGGCAGGGGCCACGGATTTTATCAACCGCTATAAAGAAGACGTGGCGCTGATGAAAGCGGCCGGGCTGACTCACTATCGCACTTCAATCAACTGGTCGCGTTTTCTGACCGACTATGAAAATGCCGTGGTGGATGAAGAGTACGCCAGCTATTACGACGCGTTGATCGAGGAAATGCACGCTCAGGGCATTGAGCTGATGCTCTGCCTGGAGCATTACGAACTGCCTGCGATCCTGCTGGAACAATATGGCGGATGGGGTTCAAAGCGAGTGGTTGAACTCTTCCTGAGTTATGCCGAAAAAGTCTTTGAGCGTTATGCCGGAAAAGTCACCCGCTGGTTTGCTTTTAACGAGCCGGTAGTGGTGCAGACCCGTGTGTATCTCGATGCTCTGCGCTGGCCTTACGAGCAAAACACCAGCAAATGGATGCAGTGGAATCATCACAAAAACCTGGCTACTGCCAAAGTCGTCAAACTGTTCCGTGACAAAGGCTACAGCGGGACGGTGGGCACTATCCTGAATCCTGAAGTCACCTATCCCCGTTCCAGCGCGCCTCACGATGTGAAGGCCGCAGAGAGTTACGATCTGTTCTACAACCGCGTATTCCTCGACCCGGCCATCAAGGGGGAGTATCCCGCTGAACTGGTGCAGTTGCTGGCTGAACATGCTGTTCACTGGGACTATACCCAGGCGGAACTGGATCTTATCGCCCGATATCGCGTTGATGAAGTGGGCATCAATCTTTATTACCCACATCGGGTTAAAGCGCCTTCACGTGCCTGGCACCCCGACACGCCGTTCCATCCGGCTTACTACTATGAACACTTTGAACTGCCAGGCCGCCGGATGAACAAATCCCGGGGCTGGGAAATTCAGCCCCGCATCATTTTTGATATGGCGATGCGGATTAAAAACGACTACGACAATATCCCGTGGTTTGTCGCTGAGAACGGCATGGGCATTGAAAACGAAGGGCAGTTTAAAAATGCCGCTGGCGAAATTCAGGATGATTACCGCATTGAATTTATTGCGGAGCATCTTTATCAGACGCTGAAAGCGCGTGAGGCAGGGGCGAATTGCCAGGGCTACATGCTGTGGGCCTTTACCGATAACGTCTCGCCCATGAACGCCTTTAAAAACCGCTACGGGCTGATTGAGATCGATCTGGAAAACCATCGCCAGCGGCGGATGAAAAAGTCGGCCCACTGGTTCCGCCAGCGCCGTGATACCCGCCAGCTAACCCTGAACCTTGATGATGAAATGAAATAA
- a CDS encoding PTS transporter subunit EIIC: MSLQDRLIDSLGSFATKFNSYRYIMAIKASFITLMPVIIVGAFSVLISNMVLDGKNGLASFQALSFLAELKPITTSINYATLSFLNIGAVFLIGIELGKINGIKTLFPGLLAIICFIAVTPTTLTMLVDGQMHLVTDVLAKQFSDTKSLFLGMFIAILSVEIYCRLENVERLKIKMPDTVPPNVSASFSALIPSIITVSAIATFGFIFHRFTGMYLYDAVYKVVQEPLESVVQSLWGILLLMFVAQLFWVIGIHGNQMIKPIREPLLLGAILVNMNAFEQGKEAPNIITMPFWDVYMSIGGSGLTIGLLSAVMLATKRKEMREIAKLSFGPGLFNINEPVIFGMPIMLNPILAIPFIITPLITGSIGYFATVMGFAGKAVVMVPWTTPPIINAWLSTAGSMGAVVTQIVCILVSILVYLPFVKIAARRAEAAEAKALQPELAQN; the protein is encoded by the coding sequence ATGTCTCTACAGGATCGGCTCATCGACTCTTTGGGCAGCTTTGCTACCAAATTCAACAGCTACCGCTACATCATGGCGATCAAAGCTTCCTTTATCACCCTGATGCCGGTGATCATCGTTGGCGCCTTCTCCGTTCTAATCTCTAACATGGTGCTGGACGGTAAAAATGGCCTCGCCAGCTTCCAGGCACTGAGCTTCCTGGCGGAATTAAAACCGATCACCACCAGCATCAACTACGCCACGCTCAGCTTCCTGAATATCGGCGCGGTGTTTCTGATTGGCATTGAGCTTGGCAAAATCAACGGCATCAAAACCCTGTTTCCCGGGCTGCTGGCGATTATCTGCTTTATCGCCGTCACCCCAACCACCCTGACCATGCTGGTAGACGGGCAAATGCACCTCGTCACCGACGTGCTGGCAAAACAGTTTTCTGATACCAAGAGCCTGTTCCTCGGCATGTTTATTGCCATCCTCTCGGTGGAAATTTATTGTCGGCTGGAGAACGTGGAGCGGCTCAAGATCAAAATGCCTGACACCGTGCCGCCAAACGTCTCCGCCTCATTTTCGGCGCTCATTCCCTCGATCATCACCGTCTCTGCCATCGCCACTTTTGGCTTTATCTTTCACCGCTTTACCGGCATGTACCTTTACGACGCGGTCTATAAAGTGGTGCAGGAGCCGCTGGAATCCGTGGTGCAAAGCCTGTGGGGCATTCTGCTGCTGATGTTCGTTGCCCAACTCTTCTGGGTGATCGGCATTCACGGTAACCAGATGATTAAACCTATTCGCGAACCTCTGCTACTGGGTGCCATCCTCGTCAATATGAACGCTTTCGAACAGGGCAAAGAAGCGCCTAACATCATCACCATGCCGTTCTGGGATGTTTATATGAGCATTGGAGGATCCGGGCTGACTATCGGGCTGCTCAGCGCCGTCATGCTGGCAACCAAACGCAAAGAGATGCGGGAAATTGCCAAACTCTCGTTTGGTCCCGGCCTGTTCAATATCAATGAACCGGTTATTTTCGGTATGCCGATCATGCTTAACCCAATCCTGGCAATCCCCTTCATCATTACCCCGTTAATCACCGGATCGATTGGCTACTTCGCCACGGTGATGGGCTTTGCCGGAAAAGCCGTAGTGATGGTGCCCTGGACCACGCCGCCAATTATCAATGCCTGGCTCTCAACAGCGGGATCGATGGGGGCAGTGGTCACGCAAATCGTCTGTATCCTGGTTTCCATTCTGGTCTATCTGCCGTTTGTAAAAATTGCTGCCCGCCGTGCCGAGGCTGCCGAAGCCAAAGCCCTGCAGCCAGAACTGGCGCAGAACTAA
- a CDS encoding PTS lactose/cellobiose transporter subunit IIA → MDFEQTMMELLINAGEARSHAMSAIQFARQKKWQEADEALAASLEASKGAHHIQTQLIGADEGCGKVPVTLILVHAQDHLMNAMLCRDLAEEIVLLRKEMFG, encoded by the coding sequence ATGGATTTTGAGCAAACCATGATGGAGTTACTGATTAACGCAGGTGAAGCGCGTTCCCACGCGATGAGTGCTATTCAGTTTGCGCGGCAGAAGAAGTGGCAGGAGGCTGATGAGGCATTAGCGGCCTCGCTGGAGGCATCAAAAGGAGCGCATCATATTCAGACCCAGTTGATCGGTGCCGATGAAGGGTGTGGCAAGGTGCCGGTGACGTTGATTCTGGTGCATGCGCAGGATCATTTGATGAATGCGATGTTGTGCCGCGATTTGGCCGAAGAGATCGTGTTATTGCGAAAGGAGATGTTTGGCTGA
- the lysA gene encoding diaminopimelate decarboxylase, with amino-acid sequence MPRLLTDTDTALTRDNLLPLAQHYGGPVWAYDATVIAERIAQLQQFDVVRFAQKACSNIHILRLMHAAGVKVDSVSLGEIERALVAGFKPGGDEIVFTADVIDEPTLARLAELKIPVNAGSVDMLDQLGEVSEGHPVWLRVNPGFGHGHSQKTNTGGENSKHGIWYTDLSLALEAIQRHQLKLVGIHMHIGSGVDYGHLEQVCDAMVNQVISFGQDLEAISAGGGLSIPYHFGEEAINTEHYFGLWDAARQRVARHLGHDVKLEIEPGRFLVAESGVLVSKVRAVKAMGSRHFVLVDAGFNDLMRPAMYGSYHHISAIAGDGRELDEQHSIESVVAGPLCESGDVFTQLEGGKVETRALPAVKVGDYLVFHDTGAYGASMSSNYNSRPLLPEVLFENGQPREIRRPQTIQELLALEL; translated from the coding sequence ATGCCACGTTTACTGACCGACACGGATACTGCATTAACCCGCGATAATCTTCTGCCACTGGCGCAGCATTACGGCGGCCCGGTCTGGGCTTATGATGCGACGGTTATCGCTGAGCGAATTGCGCAGTTGCAGCAGTTTGATGTGGTGCGCTTCGCGCAGAAAGCTTGTTCAAATATCCATATTTTGCGTCTGATGCATGCCGCTGGCGTGAAGGTTGATTCGGTTTCGCTGGGCGAGATCGAACGTGCGCTGGTAGCCGGGTTTAAGCCGGGTGGCGATGAGATCGTGTTCACCGCCGATGTGATTGATGAACCCACGCTGGCGCGTCTGGCAGAGCTGAAGATCCCGGTTAACGCGGGTTCTGTTGATATGCTGGATCAGCTGGGCGAGGTGTCTGAAGGGCACCCGGTGTGGCTGCGTGTGAATCCTGGTTTTGGTCATGGTCACAGCCAGAAGACCAATACCGGTGGCGAGAACAGTAAGCACGGCATCTGGTATACCGATTTATCCCTGGCGCTGGAAGCTATTCAGCGTCATCAGCTTAAGCTGGTGGGTATCCATATGCATATCGGTTCTGGCGTGGATTATGGTCATCTTGAGCAGGTGTGTGATGCAATGGTGAATCAGGTGATCAGTTTCGGTCAGGATCTGGAAGCCATCTCGGCAGGGGGAGGGTTATCAATTCCCTACCATTTTGGTGAAGAAGCCATTAATACCGAACATTATTTTGGTCTTTGGGATGCAGCCCGTCAGCGTGTTGCCAGGCATCTGGGGCACGATGTTAAATTAGAGATCGAGCCGGGACGTTTTCTGGTAGCGGAATCTGGCGTGTTGGTTTCCAAAGTGCGTGCGGTTAAGGCGATGGGCAGCCGTCACTTCGTGCTGGTAGATGCAGGCTTTAATGATTTGATGCGTCCCGCCATGTACGGCAGCTACCATCATATTTCAGCGATCGCCGGTGATGGCCGTGAGCTGGATGAGCAACACAGTATTGAAAGTGTGGTGGCGGGGCCATTGTGTGAGTCAGGCGATGTGTTTACGCAGTTAGAAGGTGGAAAAGTAGAGACCCGTGCTCTGCCTGCGGTGAAGGTGGGGGATTATCTGGTCTTCCATGATACCGGTGCATACGGTGCCTCAATGTCTTCAAACTACAATAGTCGTCCGTTATTGCCAGAAGTGTTATTTGAGAACGGTCAGCCGCGCGAGATCCGTCGCCCACAGACTATTCAGGAGCTTCTTGCGCTGGAACTTTAA
- a CDS encoding LysR family transcriptional regulator, protein MAGITLRHIEIFHAVVTAGNLTEAAAMLHTSQPTVSRELARFEQLAGLRLFDRVRGRLHPTVQGLRLFEEVQRSWYGLDRIINAAEGLRQFRQGELSIACLPVFSQSLLPLFCQPFLQRYPDVSLNIIPQESPLLEEWLSAQRYDLGLTETRQTPAGTERTELFTGNEVCVLPEHHPLADRECLTPEDFAGQNYISLSRTDSYRQLLDNLFHEKGVQRRMVLETHSAASVCSMVRAGVGVSIVNPLTALDYAGSGVVIKRFSIEVPFTVSLVRPRHRPSSALVEAFCAHLLEHISLVNQRLTAALA, encoded by the coding sequence ATGGCTGGCATTACGCTGCGACACATTGAAATCTTCCACGCTGTGGTCACCGCCGGTAACCTTACCGAAGCCGCCGCTATGCTGCATACTTCGCAGCCCACGGTCAGCCGCGAACTGGCCCGCTTTGAACAACTGGCGGGCCTGAGATTATTCGATCGGGTACGCGGGCGATTGCACCCCACCGTGCAGGGCTTGCGACTGTTTGAAGAGGTGCAGCGTTCCTGGTACGGACTGGACAGAATTATCAATGCGGCGGAAGGGCTGAGGCAGTTTCGCCAGGGTGAATTGTCCATCGCCTGTCTGCCGGTATTTTCTCAGTCGCTGCTGCCGCTGTTTTGCCAGCCCTTTCTGCAACGCTATCCGGATGTGAGCCTGAATATCATTCCTCAGGAATCCCCCTTGCTGGAAGAATGGCTCTCTGCTCAGCGCTACGATTTAGGTCTGACGGAAACCCGACAGACGCCAGCCGGAACAGAACGCACCGAGCTGTTTACCGGTAATGAAGTTTGCGTCCTTCCCGAACATCATCCGCTGGCAGACCGTGAATGCCTGACGCCGGAAGATTTTGCGGGCCAGAACTACATCAGCCTGTCCCGCACCGACAGCTATCGCCAGCTTCTGGATAACCTGTTTCATGAAAAAGGCGTGCAACGGAGGATGGTGCTGGAGACGCACAGCGCCGCTTCGGTCTGTTCGATGGTCAGAGCCGGTGTTGGCGTGTCGATAGTGAATCCGCTGACGGCGCTGGATTATGCCGGCAGCGGTGTGGTGATTAAAAGGTTCAGCATTGAAGTGCCTTTTACCGTCAGCCTGGTCAGGCCACGGCACCGTCCCTCTTCCGCGCTGGTTGAGGCCTTCTGTGCGCATTTGCTTGAGCACATCAGCCTGGTCAACCAGCGTCTTACAGCGGCGCTGGCTTAA
- a CDS encoding MFS transporter, with the protein MPVSLLALALSAFAIGTTEFVIMGLLPEVAGDLHVTLPSAGWLISGYALGVAIGAPIMALLTAKLPRKRTLMLLMVIFIIGNILCALAYSYNLLMAARVITALCHGAFFGIGAVVAASLVAPGKQASAVALMFTGLTLANVLGVPLGTWFGQLYGWRATFWGVSVIGVLAFIALIVSLPTNRDEKPVDLASEIGALANGKLWLSLLMTVFFAAAMFALFSYIAPLLLQVTGISDKGVSWTLFLIGGGLTVGNILGGKLADRKLSLSLILSFSLIAVFSLLFSWTSHALWLAELTLFLWAMATFATVPGLQINVVRHGKEAPNLVSTLNISAFNVGNAFGAWAGGAVIGSGYGLTAVPVVAAVLAAGGLVLCLITFRTSRGQAHPVNA; encoded by the coding sequence ATGCCTGTTTCCTTGCTGGCGCTGGCGTTAAGTGCCTTTGCCATTGGCACCACGGAATTTGTCATTATGGGCTTACTGCCTGAAGTGGCTGGGGATCTTCATGTGACCCTGCCTTCCGCGGGATGGTTGATCAGCGGCTATGCACTGGGTGTGGCTATTGGTGCGCCCATTATGGCTCTGCTGACAGCGAAACTGCCGCGCAAACGTACGCTGATGTTGCTGATGGTGATTTTCATCATAGGTAACATTCTTTGTGCGCTGGCATACAGCTATAACCTGCTGATGGCCGCTCGTGTGATTACCGCTTTGTGTCACGGTGCTTTCTTCGGCATTGGGGCCGTGGTGGCTGCCAGCCTGGTCGCGCCGGGCAAGCAGGCTTCAGCGGTTGCGCTGATGTTTACCGGCCTGACGCTGGCGAATGTGCTTGGTGTTCCCTTAGGCACCTGGTTTGGTCAGTTATATGGCTGGCGCGCCACCTTCTGGGGCGTTTCAGTGATTGGCGTGCTGGCGTTTATTGCGCTGATTGTCAGTCTGCCAACCAACCGGGATGAGAAGCCGGTTGACCTTGCCAGCGAGATTGGTGCTCTGGCGAATGGCAAACTCTGGCTGTCACTGTTGATGACGGTGTTTTTTGCTGCTGCCATGTTTGCGCTGTTCAGTTATATCGCGCCGCTGCTGCTGCAAGTCACCGGTATCAGCGATAAAGGGGTGAGCTGGACGCTGTTCCTGATTGGCGGAGGTCTGACGGTGGGGAATATTCTGGGTGGGAAGCTGGCGGACAGAAAGCTGTCGCTGAGTCTGATCCTGAGTTTCTCGCTGATTGCGGTGTTCTCGTTGCTGTTCAGCTGGACCAGCCATGCGTTGTGGCTGGCTGAGCTGACACTGTTTCTGTGGGCAATGGCGACTTTTGCCACCGTGCCGGGTTTGCAGATCAATGTGGTACGGCATGGTAAAGAAGCGCCAAATCTGGTTTCGACCCTCAATATCTCTGCGTTTAACGTGGGCAATGCTTTTGGTGCCTGGGCGGGCGGGGCAGTGATCGGCAGCGGTTATGGTTTGACAGCCGTGCCGGTTGTTGCTGCCGTGCTGGCGGCAGGCGGACTGGTGCTTTGCCTGATCACGTTCCGGACCTCCCGTGGGCAGGCGCACCCTGTCAACGCTTAA
- a CDS encoding serine protease, producing the protein MRLACCLLALLISGCSVGKYEYSREAEKRVDMTVTGIPTVLGVGTLGTTIPLTSEYSLTAAHVAKFSLYRVKAYHPECDLAVVYHKNSDFTPPQFRNGHIGDKINLYGYSFISAMPVASSGTNLVNTGLKNDWNKVSCVVVASDAGVVKGMSGGAVYNTSDDSIGGVIVGYSSRINDLKTGKLLYKDVSLYVPYARFKDWLDTAIKS; encoded by the coding sequence ATGCGACTTGCTTGTTGCCTGCTGGCGTTACTGATTAGCGGCTGCTCTGTAGGAAAATATGAGTACAGCAGAGAAGCTGAGAAAAGAGTGGATATGACCGTCACCGGTATCCCGACCGTGCTGGGCGTCGGCACACTCGGCACCACCATTCCACTGACGTCTGAGTACAGCCTGACCGCAGCGCACGTAGCCAAATTCTCGTTATATCGCGTTAAGGCTTACCACCCGGAGTGCGATCTTGCCGTGGTCTATCATAAAAACAGTGATTTCACGCCACCGCAGTTCCGCAATGGCCATATCGGCGACAAAATTAATCTCTACGGCTACAGTTTTATCTCCGCGATGCCCGTGGCCTCCAGCGGCACCAACCTGGTTAACACCGGTCTGAAAAATGACTGGAATAAGGTGAGTTGTGTGGTTGTGGCATCCGATGCGGGCGTGGTGAAAGGTATGTCTGGCGGTGCCGTCTATAACACTTCAGACGACTCGATTGGTGGCGTGATTGTGGGCTACTCCAGCCGCATCAACGATCTGAAAACGGGCAAGTTGCTTTATAAAGATGTCTCTTTATATGTGCCTTATGCCCGGTTCAAAGATTGGCTTGATACGGCTATAAAATCCTGA